From the genome of Stigmatopora nigra isolate UIUO_SnigA chromosome 2, RoL_Snig_1.1, whole genome shotgun sequence:
GTATTATGACAGTTTAATCTTGCACACAATAAAAACCCattatttatctaaaaaaaatctgaactacATTGGGAAATTTGTGGGAATTCCACCCAGGTTGTGCTGGCTGTGTGTGGCTAATCCACTGGGGATTCATTCAAAGAATTCCCCACTCACATTGCCAATTTTGCTTATTCGAGATTACCAgtcaaataattcataaaagAGGACCAAAAAGAGTAAGCAGTTTGGCAACGGCAGTGAACATTTGGCAGACTTTCCTCGGGTAAAAGCACATCTTCAGTATGACTATTCATCCCACAAGGACATGTTCTCTGAAAACGGGGCATCGCTTgacagggaaaaaaactgatcgtgggaaaataaaatacatcaaaacacAATGTTAAAAGTGAGAAGTAATAAATGTAGTAAATGTACATTCCCATATGTTTCTAGTCATGTCCGTCACACAGTTCCAGTGTTGTGGGTGGAACAACTACACGGAGTGGTCACGGACTGCGTACTTCAACTGTACCGAGGAAAAGCCGAGCTCCGACCGCAGTGCCGTTCCTTTTCTCTGGCTGTGCTTTTCTTCCTATAGAGGTgactgttttcttttcttttctttcttccgcccacagaaaaagaaagaaatcacaTCAAATAGGGGAGAGAAGATTAAAGTTGCTGAAAAAACACGACGTCCTCCAAGACTCATAATTGGTTGACTGATTGCTCTGGGGTTAGTGAAACAGCTAATCGAGGTTCAAGGTGATTGGTTGAGTGAGGCTGCAATTTAGGGACCGTGTTACACCAGCCTCAGCAAACTTGCACTGCCATTAACAATAATACCAGAAAGTCTGAATCTATTTTCACAGTCAAGGCTGGCAGCGGATGATCTGTTACAGTGCCAATGATGAcgataaaaaaagacaagtaaggcttttctttcctgtaaaaaaaaaggaacatgttAGGCTTTAtttcctaaaaataaatatgtatatcaaggatttttttcttttaaaaaagatcaTGGATTTGTTTTTCAAAGACCATGTACTAcagtatgacttttttttacggtaaatgttttttttttccacaaaaaaaaaaacacttatgttTGGCTTTTGTAAAGAACATGTACAGTaaagcttttctttttcttttttaaaggataGACCATGtatcgtaaggctttttccACTTTTGACCACTTAGtcagtttttccttttaaaaagacCAAGTATAGTatgttttaaatacaatataatatataattagtatagtaatgcttttaaaaactagacatttgcctttaaaataaaaaaaaacgcgtataatgcattttttaattttaaaaaagacccTATATGTAGATGGACaggctttatttttaaatataagacactgtatagtaaagcttttctTCTAACAAAAATAAGACCATAGAAAGTAAAGGCTATTTGTTTGTATACCTTTTTAGAGCTTTTTTCCCCTTAGTTGTAAATTCTCATCTCCAACCCGTCTGATGTCGTCGGCATCCAATTTTGGTAGTGATTCCTTCCTTTCTTTTACTCATTCAATTTATTCAGCGTATCTGTACAAGGAGAATATTCACACAAATCAACTCAAGGCTGATGTAAATGTGAGCAGATAAAGTCACACCTAGGTACACACATaatatatatgcaaatataaTCTCACGCACGCATACCTGGttgcaattttttccatttacagAACTACATTTGGAACCTTGGCCAAAATGCATGGTGTACATGCCTCGAGTTGACAGCTCCTTTTTGTCTTCACCGAGACAGGAAACTAAAGAGGGCTTGTAGATCCATCACACCGCCATCGATTATCTATCACAAAGCCAAGAAAACGGAGCAGCAACCTATTTTACATTACCTCCGAATCAATTAATCAAACCCTTAAAGAATCGGTGCAGAAATGCAACCTATTGGCCCGCCGAGCCTTTAAATGCGGGAAAGTTGCTTCAACTCGTTTAGGCTTTCACCTCACATCTAACGGACattgaaacctttttttcccagtcgttttctttcttttcccaaTTCTCCGCAGTAAACAGGCTTCTGCAAATCTCTTCGCAGCCGTCAAAACATTTAACGTCCTTGTCAGTGTAGGGAAAAACACAGTGCCACCCACAATGACTGTTGGCTTCAGAGAAGAAAACTTGAATTCTCATATGAGTAAAGACTTTCAATATTTGCTTTCTTCCTATCACGCAGGCACTCGTCAACACTCTGCGGCACTTGAGTTCAAACCTTGGACCACCTGCAGGTGGACAAGTCAATCTACCCAGTGGGGTGTGCCGACAGGGCCATGTTGTGGATCGAGTCTCAATCTCTTACTGCTGGGAAGCATGGCGCTGGGTTTGGCCTTGCCACGGGTAATATTTCAGCACCACTCAACATTTCTAAGTATCTTTCAAGTCCTtaataattcatttgttttttctgaaAGAAAACCCAGGATATTCTTGCTTGATTTGTGCTCTAAAATAGCAGACTGCAACTACTAAGCACACTAAAATCAAATTTCCCTGTTCTCACTGTTCAGCTCAAATGGAAAAATAGTGAGCCAGTCAGTCCATGGTATTGTAAGTAGGTGGGTGGGTTCCTTAGCTCAAATGGGAGAGTGGTCGCTTACCATGCAATTCCCCTAACCTCCAAGTTctcttattttaaaagaaagctttactatacatggtcattttttttcatttaataaaagaaaatgcctCTACCAGTCAAGGTGGCACTAAAATAGTTAAAAGACTAGATGTAaagagcaatattttttttttttgttaaagatctATGCCAGCAATCTGAAATCAAATCTGCCATGAGCTCTCCCAGATTTGGTCAACACATTTGAATTTGTTATGTTAATAATCTGCATTGTTTTCCAGCCCTGAGAATTTGTATGGAGTCACATTTGATTATGCAATCTGGAAATGTCCAATTTAACACCCAGCTTGAATattggtttgttgttgttatgtgtTTGTATCATTAGGTTCTCGAGTACCAACGAATGGGAATTCTAccaaatttgttgtttttgtccaacATCACTAAACTTGATTTCTAAAGTAATAGCACAACagctgtacagaaaaaaaaaatccaacaataaCAAAGCTCATGGATTGCAGCTTTATAACCTTGTAAATGTGACTCTCATCCACACAGACTCATTCCGAATAATTAGGTCCTGTTGTCATATGAACATTGCAACACGTTTCGGAGGCACCTTGACAGGGTTGGCACAGGCAGGAGCTTTAACAGGCGCCAGTTGACTCATCTGAAGCTGCTGGTGCTGTCCTCTAGATTTCAGGAATTGTGCTGTCCCAGATCCTGATCTCGCAGATCCGAGAAGAGATTACCTCCCTGTCGTGAGCGCCATCCAACGAAGACTAAGTAAGGAAAAGAAGAATAGGAGAAGAATGAAAAAGACAATTGCCATGCTCTTTTCCACTCAGAATGCACTCACGAAGGGTTTTTAACTGCATCTTGTTTTCCATGTAACTACAATTTGTGTGAAACATTTAGTAATTGTAAAGTTGGGGTCGGtatattaaatattgaaatcaaACTTGAACCTCAGTTGCATGGGTAAGCAGTGTtgataatgaatgaattcaacCAGACCtgacacgcacacaaaaaaaaacaggcaaagtttttgttgttgcttaatGATAATTAATAATTTATTGACATGAAATCATGTATTAAGGGTGAACAACGacttccattgtttttttttttttttggttttcaggtggaaacagaagaaaatatcatatttttcagccacaatttaaaatgtcaagacatgaaagatgatttaaaatgtgaaaaatgattaaaaaagtcaGCACCTTAAAACATTGTCTCCGATGGGCGCCTGTAATCAAACATGGCAACACGAGACTCCCTCACGTGGTCCTGCTAGCACGTTGAAATCCTCTTACTGAAGGGCCATCGCTCTCTGCATCAGACGATCGGTCAGTGGGGAGTTTGGTTTTGCTGCTTCACGCTCCACTACCAGACATCTATTGGAATTCAAAACGACAGCACGTGAAGATGAGCAAAGattcagaaagaaaagaaactgACAAGCCAATCAATAAagacagttttacaaaaaaaaaacacaaaaggacTCGTGATCAGTACAATGTCAACATATAACACAAATAGAACCGGACCACTGAGTCATGATCACGTTTCTATTATATTATCATTGCATGGTATTATATccgtcacacaaaaaaagaaaataaactgaTCAGACAAGAAGCAGTACTGCATCTCCTGTAAAGCTCCCCAAAGTATGTCACCTTCCGATTCTCTGCTGGTGTTTGTTCTCTGATTTCAAGGCCGCGTGAATAAGCAGTTGATGGAAGACGTCTCTCTGCAAACAACAGTGGACAGAGCCATTagtatacacaataactattcCACACTACATATTTGCTTTCTCCTGTTTGGACTTAACACTGTGTATACACTGTGGCACCTTTGGGACATGAAGTCCATCAGCATCCATCACGAAGATTCATTATTCATGTGTGTGCACTGTGCAACATTCTCACACTATCCAATGCAATATATTTACAGGCTAAAAAGCTGGAGCTCTTTGGCAGGACATTCTTTAACTCTAGCTAACGTTCATGATaaacagttgttgttttttaatgcaaGAGACAACAtagcaaaataaaagaagattGAGATTGTGTTAACCGAACATGGAGTTTGTTTTGTTCTTCTTCTGCAGTTCTTACCTGTGCGTCACTACCCCCGATCTGCACCATGTTGTATCGCACAGGGTAAAGTAAGTCCACCGCTTGATCATAGCGTCCTTCATTATATTCCATCAAGGCCTGACACATGGGAACCCCAATTGGTCCAGCCACTTTATGTTGATAATTGTCACCAGGCGTCCTATAAACAGAAGGAAACTGTTGATAAGGATATGGTGTTGATACTTTAGGAGTTATCTTGCAAAATcaaaaaattgagcaaaaaacattcagcatggtaaaaaaaaaaaaaagagtataaaaGTCAGTAGTACAAGAGCAGCAACTATTTTTCACTCATTGCCCATGTGGCCTTAAAATGAGACTCAGTCAAGCACGATGCAAAAAATTCTTAAAAAGCTGCTGAGTAGTTTatcacacagtctgtttgataaatAATCTAAAAGCTCATTTTCACGAGTGACACGTTGTTATGCCAAAGGTTAGTAACCGTCCCGAAGCCAAAACATTTGGATTTTACGGTCAATATGTCGCAACATGGCGGTTAAGAATTTAGTAGCCCGCAGAAGAACTGCAGAGGCAAGAGCCAAAAAAGAATGGAGACATCTTAGGAGTCTGACCAGTGGATTTGAAAGTGAATAATGATTTGTGCCCTTGACTGACCCGGAGAGCTACTGAGGTTTAGATTAGTTCCAATTCCGATCTATGTGAGCAGCCAGGTAGAAAATGGGACAAACATGTTCCGTTCACATAAAAGAATCCTAACACATTCACTTCAAGTCATTTAACTGACACGAGTGAACTTTTAGCGtgaaatttcaaatattttctagTCATCCTTCTTAAAATAAGGACAGCACAATTATAGTTCCAATTTGCTTCAAAATATACAGCAAAATCTTCAATATATTTGAATCAcaaaacactgtaaattgctgTTGAAAGAAACGAAGAGCTGTCCAACTTACGAAAATTCAAGTGAAGTACAGGTGAATATACTTTGATATATAGAGCAGCGTTTCAAAGAGTTGCTCTGGAGTGGCTTCTCTAAACTTTTTAGGCAAAATTGGTGCAAATCACTAATTTAATGCTCATACAAGACTGACTCTATGATCAATGATAAGATATTTGGCAACCGTCTACAAATATTGAATCACACCATTAGCACAAACAGATCAATTAAACTTATGGCAAGAAAGAAATACTAATGAATATACATATAACAAATGTGCAATGCATTTGACAGTGTATTAGTGGGAGTAGATGAGCTTTTgaaattttcttttcatatccATCATTTTGGAgtgttatttattcttttagttATTGCAAGTTAAggacaatatttcaatatttcattGCCCCTGTAGAATAATAAAGCTATTAAGAAGACAAATGTCAAATCCCATTCCATTTGTTTTACCGTAGATTTCAAAAGGAACCTGGCGTTAACCTCACCTCCAACATTCCACAGAGATGATCCCTTATTCTCATAAGGCTTTCTTGGCTTTTGCCAATAAATCGCAGCCGTCTAGCTGACAGTACAGCATTACTGCGAAGTACACATTACGCAAAATCCAACTATTTAAACCAAAGTGGCACGTCAATAAATGAAAAGCTTTAAAACATATCTTGACATATTGCTGGACGACTAAAGCAGAGTGTAGAGCGTCAATCTATCACCTCCGAATTGACTTTCAATCTTTCAAGAGCTGCCACCCACTCGAACATCACCCCCCATCCTTCCGTGCATCTTTTGCTACTTATGTAACACTGAAAGACATGACAATATAAAGAAGTGCTAGATAACAGCTTTTCCAGGGGCTTTTTCCAGATGTAAATGGGAAACGACTGTTTGTGGTCAGGCTGCCTGAACACATTACAAGCATAAAGCCCCAAGGGGGAAGCAATGGTTGGACTGGGCTTTGCGACTTGGACTGCTGCTCTCTATTCTGTTTGCACACGTCCCACATCATAGGCTTAACATTTCTCCTGTCTCGGTTTTACATAAGGTCCCGGTAGATCTTATGTAAGACAGATGGTGTTGAGGTGTGTGGCGGAGAGAGGAAATGGTGCAGAAATTACTTAGCAAGCTCCTGGAGGCCTTCCAGCAGACGGCGAGAAGCTCCCATCTCGTTCGCTCCCAGCAACGTCATGAGGAAATGGAGGTCGTTGAATAGAGTCACGTGGTCGTCGGTGTGAGGAAGCGTTACCTGGAGCAGCTCTCGGTAGCGCTCCTTCACAAACACACCTGACAGGTGCACAGAATACCGAAAATATGTTCATTGAAATGACAATGAAACGCATAATCATATTACATTAGTAAGACAGCTTAGGATTGTTGGTCCAGTAAGTTAGCAATTGACAATTTTATTTTCCGTGTTGTCAATTTCAaataatgttcagttttttaaatatacaaatggAAGCTTGAGTGTTTTTCCCCTCGatgaagtggaaaaacaatTTAGACATGAATAATTTGATAAAAACATCATAAAGTCTAAGTCCGCAGTTGACAATTTGATTTTCTGGGTTGACAATTTCAAATAATGTTcagtttttaaatatacaaatagcaacttgagtgtttttttcccctcgatgaagtggaaaaacaatttagaaatgaaaaaattgattaaaaaatcattaaGTCTAAGTCTACAATAATAAATCGTGTAAACGAAAACCATAAATGTCAGcaaactttagaaaaaaaaagcttagaaATGCTACTTTGAGGGGGTCCAAACCTACTGGATAAGAtacattaatttgaattttcaaGTTGTGAATGTGATTTGCGTGAAATATAGAATGCCTGCTTCATTAAAGGCAAATTGAATGATCAAActctagaatagaatattagcGAACACTTGACAATGAAGCAAATGAATTTTGAGCAACATTTTGCTTACCCTCCATCTCCAATCTGGTGAGCAGTGAGCTGCAATCCACGATGTCCAGAATGGATGCGGAGACTTTACAACGTTTAATCAGCTTtcggaaaaaacaaaaaaaaaacagtcaccaCTTGTTTCGTCTTTTAAACAAGGATGAAAAAGAACTTCATGGTTAGTAACCCACTACAGCTTTAGAATAATAACATAAAAACGAATGAGAAAAATGATCAGTGTGCCATCAGTATGCATTCCTTCTAGCACAGTCACTTAAGAATGAAATAGAAATAAGTGAACTAACCTGAGAATCAAATATTTGCAGCGCAGCCTCGTATTGCCCCTGCGGAAAAGGAGGCGGCAAACAAATGGACGTTAGCCTTGAGACATGCATGCGTGATAAGATTGCTCAGTACAGATGCATACACAAATTAATCTTGCAATATAATCAACTGTGGACTTCAAATTACCCCGGAGAAAACAAATCACAAATACAAGttgcacaaaaatgatttgactgCCAACTTTGTGCACGACTGAGAAAACTCATTATAGCGTTTACCTTCTCAATATAGTAGAGTGCCCAGTGCCAATAGTTGTGACTGGCCAGCATATCGGATACCTGTAATCACACCATATTTGTTGACCAGAACATTCCCCAAGGTCGTTTCATTCACTGGACTCTGACTCAAGCAGAAGAGGGCAAgcatacaatgttttttttttcatcaaggcAACATGCTGCTTTTCAATACCTGCCACTCTTTCTCCCGCCCTTCCATGAACTTTAAGCCTTTGTCTATTTGGGCTGTCATTTCATAGATGTGAGCCATGGAATGGACAGCCCAAGCGTCATCAGGAACCAGCGTAAGACCCTGCACGAGAAAGAGATCATCAAAATGACTGAGAAAAACCAATAGTACCTCGGTTTGAACCGTGGATGCAAATTTATTTCAAGTGTTCTGTTTTACAACTAAAGTGGAACTTTGCATGTTGAGAAGTGTAATTTGAGGAAAAAGAAATTGGCTTGAAGTGACACGACACAGATTTAAAGCAGAATGACTGCCGCAAGACATGAGAAGACTCACTTCTAGTTGAAATGAAACAGAGCTCTATTGGCTTTAACAGCACTAAAAGCTACATTCCAATCTCAGGAACAGCTTAAAATCTTGTAAACTCCCCCTTTAATAGATGCTTAAAATCGCCCAATGTGTTGATAAAAGTGATAATGTTTGATCTTTAAATGTATTACTTCCATCGTTTCCGACAGGAAAACTTTTCAATCATCATCCTGGAACAGACTGTTCTACCTTCCATAGTGCTTGTATTATTCAACAGAGCAGATAAGGACTCCATTAGAGGTTCATTTATGGatgtcaaaaataaatcaaatagcaTCATGAATGAGGTAAAAACTACAGAAGGAAACTAAACTCACCTCCATTGCTACTTTCTCAGCTTGGTCATAAAGTCGTGTCTCAAGAAGACCGAAAGAATACATTCCTTTCATATAGCTGAAAATAGACCATTaatgaaatgttaaattttttGCTTTTCAACTAAATACAACCAgagagcaatgttccctctaattttccattggtctgggcagaaagacaacctccctgagcgcactgagtaccagtgtgagcgacatcatcattgctcgctatgggcacactagTATCACCCCTgacataagcaggtgcatgtcaatgtaccctctcatttttcatgtaaaacatgctgtaaaacacaaaaaaaaacataa
Proteins encoded in this window:
- the LOC144192134 gene encoding tetratricopeptide repeat protein 38-like, whose translation is MDALSYRDCEAWRAEGLPLSTSSNEACKLYDAILTQYVKWRNIESIGGLEGCITAIKAADPDFVMGHVVSTGLELVGTATSPRLNQRLASAVKKTVELAASQNLSPREKLHVKAMELFSHGNYSKASDVWEDILVDHPTDMLALKFAHDSYFYMGAQIQMRDSVARVLPYWKPHMPMASYMKGMYSFGLLETRLYDQAEKVAMEGLTLVPDDAWAVHSMAHIYEMTAQIDKGLKFMEGREKEWQVSDMLASHNYWHWALYYIEKGQYEAALQIFDSQLIKRCKVSASILDIVDCSSLLTRLEMEGVFVKERYRELLQVTLPHTDDHVTLFNDLHFLMTLLGANEMGASRRLLEGLQELAKTPGDNYQHKVAGPIGVPMCQALMEYNEGRYDQAVDLLYPVRYNMVQIGGSDAQRDVFHQLLIHAALKSENKHQQRIGRCLVVEREAAKPNSPLTDRLMQRAMALQ